The following proteins come from a genomic window of Rhodohalobacter sp. 614A:
- the trmD gene encoding tRNA (guanosine(37)-N1)-methyltransferase TrmD — protein MLRIDLISGVPDLLKSPLETSIVGRAIEKKRVEIHVHDLRDYTTDKHGKIDDYPYGGGAGMVMTAQPIFDCIEKLTSEREYDEIIFTAPDGETFEQKDANELSIKQNLIFLCGHYKGIDQRIRDELITKEYSIGDYVLSGGELPALVMTDAIVRLLPGVLGDAESALNDSFQEDLLEAPVYTRPAEFRGKKVPEVLLSGDHKKIEEWRFETAKKRTEEKRPDLYKKFNKKH, from the coding sequence ATGCTTAGAATAGACCTGATCTCAGGTGTTCCCGATCTGCTGAAAAGTCCGCTGGAAACCAGCATTGTTGGACGCGCGATTGAGAAAAAGCGGGTTGAAATTCACGTACATGATTTGCGGGATTACACAACCGACAAACACGGTAAAATTGATGATTATCCGTATGGCGGTGGTGCCGGAATGGTGATGACCGCTCAGCCAATTTTCGACTGTATCGAAAAGCTGACAAGTGAGCGCGAGTATGATGAAATCATTTTTACCGCTCCAGATGGAGAAACATTTGAGCAAAAAGATGCGAATGAGTTATCCATCAAACAGAACCTTATTTTTCTTTGCGGCCATTATAAAGGAATCGATCAACGCATTCGGGATGAACTGATTACCAAAGAGTACTCCATTGGTGATTACGTACTTTCCGGCGGCGAACTTCCGGCACTGGTTATGACCGATGCGATTGTCCGCCTGTTGCCCGGTGTTTTGGGGGATGCGGAAAGCGCCCTGAATGATTCCTTCCAGGAAGATTTGTTGGAAGCCCCGGTTTATACACGGCCGGCTGAATTCAGAGGAAAAAAAGTTCCGGAGGTATTGTTATCCGGCGATCATAAAAAAATTGAAGAATGGCGTTTCGAAACAGCAAAAAAACGCACTGAAGAAAAACGACCCGATTTATACAAAAAATTTAATAAGAAACACTAA
- a CDS encoding alkaline phosphatase family protein has translation MTVCFLFVDGIGVGPKTGYNPLASSDLKSFSFFTGRDGLHDGCEERIEESILFKKLDANLDVEGLPQSGTGQTALFTGENSSELIGKHFGPFPHSKIKPLLKKKSLFHKAIELEKNPHFLNAYPDLFFEKSKERNRWSSTTLMARSAGVELNRLQNVVEGSAVTAEIIQSAWRSKLNLDVPEIEPEEASGRMLKALDEYDLVLFEYYLTDKAGHEQDEEMANRVLKVLDRFIMNILNNLNKMDTLVLSSDHGNLENLSIKTHTRNPVPLFVKGNTEPFINAKSILDVTPGILEILKANV, from the coding sequence ATGACTGTCTGTTTTCTTTTTGTGGATGGAATAGGAGTGGGGCCAAAAACAGGGTACAATCCGCTGGCTTCATCTGATTTGAAATCTTTTTCTTTTTTTACCGGAAGGGACGGACTTCATGATGGATGTGAAGAGAGAATTGAAGAATCCATCCTATTTAAAAAACTTGATGCTAACCTGGATGTTGAAGGCTTGCCTCAAAGCGGAACCGGCCAGACAGCTTTATTTACAGGAGAGAATTCCTCAGAGTTGATTGGAAAGCATTTTGGACCCTTTCCGCATTCAAAAATAAAACCGCTGCTTAAGAAGAAGAGTCTGTTTCATAAAGCAATTGAGCTTGAAAAAAATCCCCATTTCTTAAATGCGTATCCGGATCTGTTTTTTGAAAAATCAAAGGAGAGAAACCGATGGAGTTCTACAACTCTAATGGCCCGATCGGCAGGAGTTGAATTGAACCGTTTGCAGAATGTTGTAGAAGGGAGTGCTGTGACAGCTGAGATTATCCAATCAGCCTGGAGAAGTAAACTGAACTTAGATGTTCCTGAAATTGAACCGGAAGAAGCATCCGGAAGAATGTTAAAGGCTTTGGATGAATATGATCTGGTTCTTTTTGAATACTATCTGACAGACAAAGCGGGACATGAACAAGACGAAGAGATGGCAAATCGGGTTTTAAAAGTGTTGGATAGATTCATCATGAATATTCTCAATAACCTGAATAAGATGGATACGCTCGTTCTTTCAAGCGATCACGGAAATTTGGAAAATCTTTCCATAAAAACGCACACAAGAAATCCGGTTCCGCTTTTTGTAAAAGGAAATACGGAGCCGTTTATAAATGCAAAAAGCATTTTGGATGTAACTCCGGGGATATTGGAGATTTTAAAAGCTAACGTGTAA
- the dtd gene encoding D-aminoacyl-tRNA deacylase, with protein MRVVIQRVTKASVTINEKVSGSIENGLLLLVGIHESDTKKEVDWCCRKIPGLRIFEDEEGKMNRSVTDVNGGILVVSQFTLYGNAKKGTRPSFIEAARPEDAEPLYDYMIDVLKRDSGLQIESGEFGAMMDVELINSGPVTLILEK; from the coding sequence ATGAGAGTTGTTATACAAAGAGTTACAAAAGCGTCTGTTACCATCAATGAGAAAGTATCAGGAAGTATAGAAAACGGTTTATTATTACTTGTGGGCATTCACGAATCAGATACAAAAAAGGAGGTGGATTGGTGCTGCAGAAAAATACCAGGTCTCCGTATTTTTGAGGATGAAGAAGGCAAAATGAACCGTTCAGTAACGGATGTGAACGGCGGAATTTTAGTAGTTTCACAATTCACTCTTTATGGTAATGCAAAAAAGGGAACACGGCCAAGTTTTATTGAGGCGGCCCGCCCTGAAGACGCGGAACCTTTGTATGATTATATGATTGATGTTCTGAAGAGGGACAGCGGACTTCAAATAGAATCCGGAGAATTTGGGGCCATGATGGATGTGGAACTCATTAATAGCGGACCTGTTACCCTGATCCTGGAGAAGTAA
- the rpsP gene encoding 30S ribosomal protein S16, whose translation MIKLRLQRKGRKKRPYYHIVVADSRAPRDGRIIEQLGRFDNVSESKELTYDEERIIHWLKIGAQPSNTVRNILKHEGILYKMHLIRWGKSEEEIEAALTEWREAREAKSEDDTSRKAQQKELLKSEEKEYKKQLEEKAAKAAKELEREKKLEEAKAEEEDAAEEAEATAEESVEETAQVEEAAAEDSNEEVEAEAPVAEAEENEVVAEEETTAEDDIQPEEATAKEAAEEVEENIAEADEPDTEEVAAETAEEEEPAEEETKEAVASDEEAAYETKAEADSEESDEEEKAATVSTEMNANEAIDHIKNTPLEELEGFVPEDEDRVTVQRAWESKQTDSE comes from the coding sequence TTGATTAAGTTACGTTTACAACGAAAAGGAAGAAAAAAACGACCCTATTATCATATCGTGGTTGCCGACAGCCGCGCTCCGCGTGACGGACGAATTATTGAGCAGCTCGGCCGTTTCGACAATGTGAGTGAAAGCAAAGAACTCACTTATGACGAAGAGCGAATTATCCACTGGCTGAAGATCGGTGCCCAGCCAAGCAATACGGTCCGCAACATCCTCAAACATGAAGGCATCCTCTACAAAATGCACCTGATCCGATGGGGCAAATCTGAAGAGGAAATTGAAGCTGCCCTCACCGAATGGAGAGAAGCCCGTGAAGCGAAATCTGAAGACGACACCAGCAGAAAGGCTCAACAAAAAGAGTTGCTAAAATCTGAAGAGAAAGAATACAAGAAGCAGCTTGAAGAGAAAGCCGCTAAAGCAGCCAAAGAATTAGAGCGTGAGAAAAAACTTGAGGAAGCCAAGGCTGAAGAAGAGGACGCAGCCGAGGAAGCAGAAGCAACCGCTGAAGAGTCTGTAGAAGAAACAGCACAAGTTGAAGAAGCTGCTGCTGAAGATTCCAATGAAGAAGTAGAAGCCGAAGCTCCGGTTGCAGAAGCTGAAGAAAATGAAGTTGTCGCTGAAGAAGAAACCACAGCCGAAGACGACATTCAGCCGGAAGAAGCCACTGCAAAAGAAGCAGCCGAAGAAGTAGAAGAGAATATTGCTGAGGCAGATGAACCGGATACCGAAGAAGTAGCAGCCGAAACAGCCGAGGAAGAAGAGCCGGCTGAAGAAGAAACGAAAGAAGCAGTTGCTTCTGATGAAGAGGCGGCCTACGAGACAAAAGCTGAAGCTGACTCTGAAGAATCAGATGAGGAAGAAAAAGCCGCGACTGTTTCTACGGAAATGAATGCTAACGAGGCCATCGATCACATCAAAAATACACCTCTTGAAGAACTCGAGGGATTTGTACCGGAAGATGAAGATCGCGTAACTGTACAGCGTGCCTGGGAAAGCAAACAAACCGACTCAGAATAA
- the ffh gene encoding signal recognition particle protein, with amino-acid sequence MFEDLSSKIESAVQSLKGQSRITDVNIAETVREIRRALLDADVNLEVARQFTAEVKDRVMGSDVLNSVNPGQQFTKIVYDEMVKILGEERSDITVAHQPPTVILIAGLQGSGKTTFTAKLARYLKKENNRNPILAAADVYRPAAIDQLKTLAGDIDVPVYSIEQKDAVRVAKEAVSMAKSLALDTVIIDTAGRLHVDEKMMDEVAEIKKAVQPDEILFVVDAMTGQDAVNTAKAFNETIDFNGVVLTKMDGDTRGGAALSIRSVVEKPIKFLSTGEKLDALSPFYPDRVAQRILGMGDVVSLVEKAQQEYDENQAKKLQQKISSDKFDLEDFYEQIQKIKKMGDISELVGMIPGAGKAVQDADLSEDTFKPIEAIINSMTPEERRNPELLNGTRRRRIASGSGTSVREINELMKQFDQMKKMMKTMSKMGKMGRAMQGLKNLPFGK; translated from the coding sequence ATGTTTGAAGATTTGTCTTCTAAAATAGAATCAGCCGTACAGTCCCTGAAAGGTCAGTCACGGATTACCGACGTTAACATCGCCGAGACTGTTCGGGAAATACGAAGAGCCCTTCTCGATGCAGACGTAAACCTTGAAGTTGCCCGCCAGTTTACTGCCGAAGTAAAAGACCGTGTTATGGGATCCGACGTATTAAATAGCGTCAATCCGGGGCAGCAGTTTACAAAGATTGTTTATGATGAGATGGTCAAAATCCTGGGCGAAGAGCGCTCGGATATCACCGTTGCTCATCAACCCCCTACCGTAATTTTAATTGCAGGTTTGCAGGGCTCCGGGAAAACTACCTTCACCGCCAAACTTGCGCGGTATCTCAAAAAAGAAAATAACCGCAATCCTATTTTAGCTGCGGCCGACGTTTATCGTCCCGCTGCGATTGATCAGCTCAAAACACTCGCCGGCGATATTGACGTACCGGTCTATTCCATCGAACAGAAAGATGCGGTTCGCGTAGCAAAAGAAGCCGTTTCCATGGCAAAAAGCCTGGCGCTTGATACTGTTATTATTGATACCGCCGGCCGCCTCCATGTAGATGAAAAAATGATGGACGAGGTTGCTGAAATCAAAAAAGCGGTGCAGCCGGATGAAATTCTGTTTGTGGTGGATGCCATGACCGGCCAGGATGCGGTAAACACAGCAAAAGCTTTTAACGAAACCATCGACTTTAATGGCGTGGTTCTCACAAAAATGGATGGAGATACCCGGGGCGGTGCAGCACTTTCCATCCGGTCGGTTGTTGAAAAGCCTATCAAGTTTTTAAGTACGGGTGAGAAACTCGATGCCCTTTCACCTTTTTATCCCGACCGTGTTGCCCAGCGGATTCTGGGAATGGGCGATGTGGTTTCGCTTGTTGAAAAAGCACAGCAGGAATATGATGAAAACCAGGCGAAAAAGCTTCAGCAAAAAATTTCGTCTGACAAGTTTGATCTGGAAGACTTTTACGAGCAAATCCAGAAAATTAAAAAAATGGGAGACATCTCTGAACTTGTAGGAATGATTCCCGGAGCAGGAAAAGCCGTTCAGGATGCAGATTTAAGTGAAGATACATTCAAGCCCATCGAGGCGATTATTAATTCCATGACCCCGGAAGAGCGACGAAATCCGGAATTATTAAATGGAACCCGCCGCCGAAGAATTGCAAGTGGTTCTGGCACATCCGTTCGTGAAATTAACGAACTGATGAAACAGTTTGACCAGATGAAAAAAATGATGAAGACCATGAGCAAGATGGGCAAAATGGGCCGCGCTATGCAGGGGCTCAAAAATCTGCCGTTCGGCAAATAA
- a CDS encoding aldose epimerase family protein, with protein sequence MNLQSQKILFLSGLLIIASCSSNTDQEQNKEIITEEFGTMDDGSPVQLFTLENANGMEVSVTNYGGIVTSIKVPDKNGNIENVVLGFDDLEQYKSGHPFFGAIAGRYANRIAEGRFELNGEVYDLATNDGENHLHGGVEGFDKKRWNAEVNEEENSVTLSYLSPDGEEGYPGNLDVEVTYTLTDDNELQIDYHATTDQSTVVNLTNHSYFNLSGDPSEGILDHLLTINADRYTPVDEGLIPTGELHPVEGTAFDFTQLETVGARIDSIPPGYDHNYVLNNPDSGLRKIATVEHQQSGRIMEVYTDQPGVQLYTGNFLDGSLRDRQGNPIEQYAALCLETQTFPDSPNQLDFPSPVLNPGDTYKTTTIYQFKVSE encoded by the coding sequence ATGAATTTGCAATCACAGAAAATCCTGTTTCTTTCAGGCTTGCTTATTATTGCGTCATGCTCGTCAAATACAGATCAGGAACAGAATAAAGAAATTATAACAGAGGAGTTTGGAACGATGGATGACGGGTCACCTGTGCAACTATTCACGCTGGAAAATGCGAACGGGATGGAAGTATCCGTCACCAATTATGGTGGGATTGTAACGTCTATCAAAGTGCCGGATAAAAATGGCAATATCGAAAATGTAGTTCTCGGCTTTGACGATCTTGAACAGTACAAATCCGGCCATCCGTTTTTTGGAGCCATTGCCGGCCGCTACGCCAACCGAATTGCAGAGGGGAGATTTGAGCTGAATGGAGAAGTGTATGACCTGGCAACCAATGACGGGGAAAACCACCTTCATGGAGGAGTTGAAGGATTTGATAAAAAACGTTGGAATGCCGAAGTAAATGAAGAAGAAAATTCAGTCACGCTCAGTTATCTAAGCCCGGATGGTGAAGAGGGGTATCCCGGAAATCTGGATGTGGAAGTTACATATACTCTTACGGATGATAACGAACTGCAAATAGATTACCACGCCACGACCGACCAATCAACCGTCGTAAACCTGACCAATCACTCCTACTTTAATCTTAGCGGAGATCCTTCCGAGGGAATTTTGGATCATTTGTTAACCATCAATGCCGATCGGTATACTCCCGTTGATGAAGGCTTGATTCCCACTGGAGAGCTTCATCCGGTTGAAGGAACGGCTTTCGATTTTACCCAGCTGGAAACGGTCGGCGCCAGAATAGATTCCATTCCGCCGGGATACGATCACAATTATGTGCTGAATAATCCCGATTCAGGATTAAGAAAAATTGCCACGGTTGAACATCAACAATCCGGCCGGATTATGGAAGTATATACCGATCAACCGGGCGTACAACTTTACACCGGTAATTTCCTGGATGGGAGCCTGAGGGATCGCCAGGGCAACCCGATTGAACAGTATGCTGCCTTATGCCTGGAAACCCAAACCTTTCCCGATTCTCCCAATCAACTTGATTTTCCCTCTCCTGTTTTAAATCCCGGAGATACGTACAAAACCACCACCATCTATCAATTTAAAGTAAGTGAGTAG
- a CDS encoding ferritin-like domain-containing protein produces MSDANNSLLDQTKSKGLSRKKFLKYAGTSAVTLFAFGLVACEDDNPMGMDNDDDEMVNLGSGDVGVLNYAYALEQLEAAFYIAVLDSPYNGMSSEEGQIMEDLRNHEVAHRDWFMAAISSVAPNAIIPGLTPDFSSVDFADRASVLQTAQAFEDLGVSAYNGAGQLIENTDYLVEAGKIVSVEARHAAAIRSIIGMSNTSFAGDDIIDMNGLEMTRTPNDVLGIAQNFITEQIDGSNLPQPQ; encoded by the coding sequence ATGTCTGATGCAAATAATAGCCTTTTGGATCAAACGAAGAGCAAGGGATTATCGAGGAAGAAATTCCTTAAATATGCCGGGACATCGGCGGTAACCTTGTTTGCTTTTGGTCTTGTAGCCTGTGAAGACGATAACCCCATGGGTATGGACAATGATGATGACGAGATGGTTAATCTCGGGTCAGGTGATGTTGGTGTCCTTAATTATGCCTATGCACTCGAGCAGTTGGAAGCGGCATTTTATATCGCCGTTCTGGATTCACCTTATAACGGAATGAGTTCGGAAGAAGGACAAATCATGGAAGATTTGCGAAATCATGAGGTGGCTCACCGCGACTGGTTTATGGCGGCAATCTCATCCGTAGCACCGAATGCCATTATTCCCGGCCTGACACCAGATTTCAGTTCTGTTGATTTTGCCGACCGTGCAAGTGTGCTTCAAACCGCACAGGCTTTTGAGGATTTAGGAGTGTCGGCTTATAACGGGGCAGGTCAGTTAATTGAGAATACAGATTACCTCGTTGAAGCCGGAAAGATTGTTTCTGTCGAGGCAAGACACGCAGCGGCAATCCGGTCGATCATCGGAATGAGTAACACCTCTTTTGCCGGCGATGATATTATTGACATGAATGGACTGGAGATGACCAGAACCCCGAATGATGTTCTTGGAATTGCTCAAAACTTCATTACCGAGCAGATCGACGGAAGTAACCTGCCCCAACCTCAATAG
- a CDS encoding adenylate kinase produces MNLILFGPPGAGKGTQAEKLVNHFDLPHLSTGNIFRANIKNETPLGKKVKSILDSGKLVPDETVVELVADELDNEKYDNGVIFDGFPRTVGQAKALDQYLEANGKKVDTLVTLDVPEEELVNRILSRGQGRTDDTPEKIKTRLQVYKKETEPVLNYYKEHGIVEEIDGVGNVDEIFDRIKKAVS; encoded by the coding sequence ATGAACCTCATTTTATTTGGGCCTCCAGGGGCAGGTAAAGGAACACAGGCAGAAAAACTGGTTAACCATTTTGATCTTCCCCATCTTTCAACCGGGAATATCTTTCGGGCAAACATCAAAAATGAAACCCCTCTCGGAAAAAAGGTTAAATCTATTCTCGATTCAGGAAAACTCGTTCCTGATGAAACCGTTGTAGAACTGGTTGCCGATGAACTGGACAACGAAAAGTATGATAACGGTGTGATTTTCGACGGCTTTCCAAGAACCGTTGGCCAGGCTAAAGCGTTAGATCAATACCTTGAAGCCAATGGAAAAAAGGTTGATACACTCGTTACGCTCGACGTTCCTGAAGAAGAATTGGTGAATAGAATTCTAAGCAGAGGGCAAGGACGCACGGACGATACGCCTGAAAAAATTAAAACCCGCTTACAAGTTTACAAAAAAGAGACAGAGCCTGTTCTTAATTATTACAAAGAGCACGGTATTGTTGAAGAGATAGATGGAGTAGGGAATGTTGACGAGATTTTTGATCGGATAAAAAAAGCGGTCTCTTAA
- the rimM gene encoding ribosome maturation factor RimM (Essential for efficient processing of 16S rRNA) produces MVHSIENRFVEIGRIGRPRGLDGIVRFMPNQNFNDDLFDRADLFYTKNERSDLVPSRIESLHVETKRNHQSFFVKFDMIASRTDAEEAQNKAVFIKTDIFDEIAEPADDADSYMGYTIEFDGEEFGEVLDVMMNPAHPILEVKHGAGTILIPMVEEYVEETDPDNRIIFCINLDQLTEE; encoded by the coding sequence ATGGTACATTCCATTGAAAACCGGTTTGTGGAAATAGGCCGTATAGGCAGGCCTCGCGGACTGGATGGTATTGTCCGTTTTATGCCGAACCAAAATTTTAATGATGATTTATTTGATCGGGCAGATCTTTTTTACACGAAGAATGAACGCTCCGATCTGGTTCCATCCCGGATTGAATCCTTACATGTGGAGACCAAACGAAATCATCAATCGTTCTTTGTAAAATTTGATATGATTGCCAGCCGCACGGATGCGGAGGAGGCTCAGAATAAAGCCGTTTTCATTAAAACTGATATTTTTGATGAAATTGCAGAGCCTGCCGATGACGCTGATTCGTACATGGGTTATACCATAGAATTCGATGGCGAAGAGTTTGGTGAAGTTCTGGATGTAATGATGAATCCCGCGCATCCCATTCTCGAAGTTAAACATGGTGCCGGCACAATTTTAATCCCGATGGTTGAGGAATATGTGGAAGAAACCGACCCTGATAACAGGATCATCTTCTGTATCAATCTCGATCAACTGACTGAAGAATAA
- a CDS encoding ferritin-like domain-containing protein: MSLIKFLDQFNDKELDNEAKDKFLSRKDALGKLTDFSKKLALSAIPLGAMSALSSPAKAQSTDDLIGVLNYALTLEHLENEFYAMGNAQSGLIPGGKDADIFMQIGKHEQQHVDFLIDTIGTLGGDPIDKPEFDFTVGGAFDPFNNYDQFLALSQAFEDTGVRAYKGQAPAVQGVPQVLTAALAIHSVEARHASEVRRLRGLKGWITQDNRGAGMPEATQAVYNGENQTSQLGVDVTSVTDVGADGVTEAWDEFLTMDEVTTIASLFISS, translated from the coding sequence ATGAGTTTGATAAAATTTTTAGACCAATTCAACGACAAAGAATTAGACAATGAAGCCAAGGATAAATTCTTAAGCAGAAAAGATGCTTTAGGAAAGCTGACAGATTTCAGCAAGAAGCTTGCTCTTTCTGCAATTCCGCTCGGAGCGATGAGTGCACTTTCGAGTCCGGCCAAAGCGCAATCCACCGATGATTTGATTGGTGTGCTGAATTATGCCCTGACGCTGGAACATCTTGAGAATGAATTCTACGCGATGGGAAATGCACAATCAGGTTTAATTCCAGGTGGAAAGGACGCCGATATTTTTATGCAAATCGGCAAGCACGAACAACAGCATGTTGATTTCCTGATCGATACCATCGGAACTCTTGGCGGAGATCCCATCGACAAGCCCGAGTTTGATTTTACTGTGGGCGGAGCGTTTGATCCGTTCAATAATTACGATCAGTTCCTGGCTCTTTCGCAGGCATTTGAAGATACCGGCGTGCGTGCTTACAAAGGCCAGGCGCCGGCCGTTCAGGGAGTTCCGCAGGTATTAACGGCTGCCCTGGCGATTCATTCCGTTGAGGCCCGTCACGCATCCGAAGTTCGGAGACTTCGAGGCCTGAAGGGTTGGATTACGCAGGATAATCGCGGTGCAGGTATGCCGGAAGCTACACAAGCTGTCTACAATGGAGAAAATCAGACTTCACAATTAGGAGTGGATGTTACATCTGTAACCGATGTTGGTGCTGACGGCGTAACCGAAGCCTGGGATGAATTCCTGACAATGGACGAAGTGACAACGATCGCCAGCTTGTTCATTTCTTCTTAA
- the rplS gene encoding 50S ribosomal protein L19, with translation MDKMKLVEQTVMRDDLPEFTAGDTVNVHYRVREGEKERIQQYEGVVINERGSGANKTFIVRKISSNIGVERIFPLYSPFIAKIEVKKRGKVRRSKLFYLRERKGKAARIKEKDTREKK, from the coding sequence ATGGATAAAATGAAATTAGTTGAACAAACCGTAATGCGAGACGATCTGCCCGAGTTTACTGCAGGCGATACTGTGAATGTGCATTATCGTGTTCGTGAGGGTGAGAAAGAGCGTATCCAGCAGTATGAAGGCGTTGTAATTAACGAACGTGGCTCAGGTGCCAATAAAACATTTATCGTTCGAAAAATTTCTTCAAACATTGGAGTGGAACGTATCTTCCCGCTATACTCTCCTTTTATCGCAAAAATTGAAGTGAAGAAACGCGGTAAAGTTCGTCGATCCAAACTTTTCTACTTGCGAGAAAGAAAAGGAAAAGCTGCCCGAATTAAGGAAAAAGATACAAGAGAGAAGAAATAA
- a CDS encoding alpha-N-arabinofuranosidase: protein MKKNICLSLLLSLLVFFPVGAQDNKIVINADQELSTISRHIYGHFAEHLGEGIYGGVWVGEDSDIPNRNGYRTDVLEALEHLEVPNIRWPGGCYADEYNWRDGIGPMDDRPNTINTHWGMVIEDNSFGTHEFLNFTEMLGAEPVVAMNVGSGTPREMQNWIEYMNYGGDSDLANLRRENGREEPWGVKYVGIGNESWGCGGNMDPEYYSDLYKRFATYVRDYSGTDVTRVASGFSNEQYDWTDKVMEEASHMMDAISLHYYTIAGESWGHKGTSVDFGEELYFDGLRKALRLDEFIEGHTNRMDKYDPEKRVALFVDEWGIWTDPLPGSTPGFLQQQNSLRDALIAAISLDIMNKHSDRVKMANIAQMVNVLQAVILTDGDQMVKTPTYHVFDLYRVHFDTKLLQTNSNISSYGYNGEEIPSISLTASKNDDGLINLTITNLDPNNSQEVELDFRGIDELGSVSSGKILTADEVSSINTYEDPENVVLQDFSDHELNGNKLSITLPSKSVVMLTMD from the coding sequence ATGAAAAAAAACATATGCCTTTCACTTCTGCTCAGCCTTCTCGTATTTTTTCCGGTCGGGGCACAGGATAATAAAATTGTCATCAATGCCGACCAGGAACTGAGTACTATCAGCCGCCATATATACGGACATTTTGCCGAGCATTTGGGTGAAGGAATTTACGGCGGCGTTTGGGTAGGCGAGGACTCCGACATCCCAAATAGAAATGGATATCGTACCGATGTGCTTGAAGCCCTTGAACATCTGGAGGTTCCCAATATTCGCTGGCCCGGTGGCTGTTATGCGGATGAGTATAACTGGCGAGACGGAATTGGCCCGATGGATGACCGGCCCAATACCATCAACACGCATTGGGGAATGGTTATTGAAGACAACAGTTTTGGAACGCACGAATTTTTGAACTTTACCGAAATGCTGGGCGCCGAACCTGTGGTGGCAATGAATGTTGGAAGCGGCACTCCAAGGGAGATGCAGAATTGGATTGAGTACATGAATTACGGCGGTGATAGTGATCTGGCAAATCTGCGCCGGGAAAATGGCCGTGAAGAACCTTGGGGAGTGAAATATGTTGGCATTGGAAATGAAAGCTGGGGATGTGGCGGAAATATGGATCCTGAGTACTATTCAGACCTTTATAAACGCTTTGCTACATACGTCCGCGATTATAGCGGAACCGATGTTACAAGAGTGGCAAGCGGCTTTTCTAATGAACAATATGATTGGACGGACAAGGTCATGGAAGAAGCATCTCATATGATGGATGCTATTTCACTTCATTATTATACCATCGCCGGAGAGAGTTGGGGCCACAAAGGTACTTCTGTAGATTTTGGGGAAGAGCTCTATTTTGACGGCCTTCGCAAAGCACTTAGGCTGGATGAATTTATTGAAGGCCACACCAACAGGATGGATAAATATGATCCTGAAAAGCGGGTTGCACTTTTTGTGGATGAATGGGGGATTTGGACCGATCCGCTTCCCGGGTCCACGCCGGGATTTTTACAACAGCAGAATTCACTTCGCGACGCTCTTATCGCAGCTATTTCTTTGGATATCATGAACAAACACAGCGACCGGGTAAAGATGGCGAATATTGCACAGATGGTGAATGTGTTACAAGCTGTAATTTTGACGGATGGCGACCAGATGGTCAAAACGCCAACCTATCATGTGTTTGATCTGTACCGGGTTCACTTTGATACAAAGCTGCTTCAAACAAATTCTAATATTTCAAGCTACGGGTACAATGGTGAGGAAATTCCGTCCATCAGTTTAACCGCTTCAAAAAACGATGATGGACTGATTAACCTCACCATTACTAATCTGGATCCGAATAATTCGCAGGAAGTTGAACTCGATTTCCGTGGAATAGATGAGTTGGGAAGTGTTTCTTCCGGGAAAATTCTTACGGCCGATGAAGTGAGTTCAATCAACACATATGAAGATCCGGAAAATGTGGTTTTGCAAGACTTTAGTGATCACGAACTGAATGGGAATAAGCTTTCAATAACACTGCCTTCAAAATCAGTCGTGATGTTGACAATGGATTAA